The genome window GCGCAACTCCGAGTGTAGTCCGCGGCTGCAGGCGACGCCCCGGCGACGCATCTCCCACAACGATAGCAATGCGGGACATTTGCGTACGCCAACGTCAAGTCGGCGCAACAGTGAGACGACGCTGTTGCGCTTCTTTAGCGTGCAACGCAACAACgccagtggcagcaacaacacaaatgaTCCTCCAGTCGGTGAGGAACTGGAGCTGCCTCCCATGTCGCCGCCGCCATCgtcaacagcaacgacagcttTAACGTTGCAcacgccaacagcaacaacaacgacggtGGGCAGCGATTGAAGCGTTGGAGTTGCAGTAGTTATTGTATCTGCATCCTCTAGTTGCCAACTGGACCATACCATAAGTTATTATTCTTTATGTATTTGCTAAGTTTAAAGTTGATTTCTTTTCCCATTTTTGTCTGCTTctaattttagtttagttcTTAAGCCCGCCTTTGTACAGCTCTAATACAAAagactaaatataatatataaatatattaaatatactatttagaTTTTTAAGTTATACTCTGACATGCATGTGCTTCTTGGCTGGGTCAACCACAAAACAACCACAACACTTTATCACATAAGATTGacaatataaatgaaatgctATGTTGAATGAACAGTTCTTGGAGGATTACAAATCAGTGTGATTctgttttatattaaatgtaaataaatgactATCTGAACATAAATCGTACTACTTGCACAAACAATTTTGGGtcagaaaatagaaaaagtaaatacatatttcaagCATCCGTTATAGTTTGTTATgtgaattcaaaaatttttttctataaCTATTTACCATCATACTTATGccttattttcaaataaatatttatgaatctGCAATTTCGTTTAACAATAATGTTTTGGTGTGATTccaaatgtatattttttcttataaGAGAGTAATCATTATTTCAGATCCCTGCTTAAGAACTCTAAAGACAAAAATGCATTTCtcttttaaaaatcaatttatttcaagGTACTACAGTCTTTCGATTGTCTTATTGCAGTTTCTTGCTGGTCACTGTTGTTTTTGTCGCCTGTCCATTTTGTAGTGTCGCCGCCTCCTGACGCTTCACTGTGGCATTCAAGCGCATCGTGCTGAAAATTTGccgtgccacgcccacaagcAGCACGAGGTGGCAAAGATGAAGGGCAATACTCGAGACATTTGTGCTGGGATAAGTGTTCCAGCAGTACTCGATGATGCCCAGAAGCAAATAGCGCACGCCCAGTGAATATGGCGTTGACCACACCAGATAGGGCAACGTGTGAAAGTACCAGACATAGAACTGATAATGCAGGGATCGGGCACAAGCGACGCCAATGAAGTTGCTGAGGAAGAAGGGCAGCAACGCCAACTGGATGCACTGATCGAAGTTGATGCCATAGCGTTCGGATTGCGGCTCCACTGGAGCTGGTTGTGGTGCCTTCTTTCCAGTGGACTTCTGCAGACCCTTCTCGAATGCTTTGAGGAAGGACTTTTGTTCGCCTGATAGCTGCTCATCGGGCTCCTTGGGCAACTGTTTGGGCTTCCTTTGATTCTCCTTTTGCTGTTCGCGGTTCTTGCGCTCGATTTGCGGCAACAGCTGATCCTGCACCTTGCGCAAGCGCACATAGCTCATGAAGAAGGTCCAGGTGGGCTTGGCAaagcagagcagcaacagcaggtgCACTCCCAGCAGGCATAAATGGAATTCACGCTGCTCAAAGAACTCCCTGCTCAAGAAACGATAGTTTACCGTCCATTTGTGCTCAAAGATGCGCCCCAAATCGAAGCTGCCGCGTA of Drosophila nasuta strain 15112-1781.00 chromosome 3, ASM2355853v1, whole genome shotgun sequence contains these proteins:
- the LOC132789900 gene encoding lethal(2)neighbour of Tid protein: MAPPRPNNRPVARRKKSSNLLQTLLDKYVNWNFVKYLIFEPAALPIVAVLIVLAEALINVLVINRVPYTEIDWVAYMQECEGFLNGTTNYALLRGDTGPLVYPAAFVYIYSGLYYITSHGTNVRLAQYIFAGIYLLQMSLVLRLYAKSRKVPPYVLVLSAFTSYRIHSIYVLRLFNDPVAILLLYASLNLFVDRRWTLGSVFFSLAVGVKMNILLFAPALFLFYLANLGLLKTALQLMICAVIQVLLGAPFLITHPVEYLRGSFDLGRIFEHKWTVNYRFLSREFFEQREFHLCLLGVHLLLLLCFAKPTWTFFMSYVRLRKVQDQLLPQIERKNREQQKENQRKPKQLPKEPDEQLSGEQKSFLKAFEKGLQKSTGKKAPQPAPVEPQSERYGINFDQCIQLALLPFFLSNFIGVACARSLHYQFYVWYFHTLPYLVWSTPYSLGVRYLLLGIIEYCWNTYPSTNVSSIALHLCHLVLLVGVARQIFSTMRLNATVKRQEAATLQNGQATKTTVTSKKLQ